One window from the genome of Kosakonia cowanii JCM 10956 = DSM 18146 encodes:
- the cyaY gene encoding iron donor protein CyaY has translation MNDSEFHRLADGLWLTIEERLDEWDGDSDIDCEINGGVLTLSFENGSKIIINRQEPLHQVWLATKQGGYHFNLKGDEWVCDRSGETFWDLLEQAASQQAGESVTFR, from the coding sequence ATGAACGATTCAGAATTTCATCGCCTCGCCGACGGCCTGTGGCTCACCATCGAAGAACGCCTGGATGAGTGGGACGGCGATAGCGATATCGACTGTGAGATCAATGGCGGCGTATTAACCCTCAGCTTTGAAAACGGCAGTAAAATCATCATTAACCGTCAGGAGCCGCTGCACCAGGTGTGGCTGGCGACAAAACAGGGCGGTTACCATTTCAATCTCAAAGGGGATGAGTGGGTCTGCGATCGCAGCGGCGAAACCTTCTGGGATCTGCTGGAGCAGGCGGCAAGCCAGCAAGCAGGCGAAAGCGTCACTTTCCGCTAA
- a CDS encoding DUF484 domain-containing protein, whose protein sequence is MKQPGEELQETLTELEDQTVADYLVRHPDFFIRNARLVEQMRVPHAVRDTVSLVEWHMARSRNHINALEENMTLLMEQASANEGLFYRLLRLQSRLASAPSLDEMLSRLHRWARDLGLAGATVRLFPDRWRLGAPSRYTHLSLSRQAFEPLRIQRLGHQHHYLGSLNGPELLLLLPEAKAIGSVAMSLMGQDGSLGVVLFSSRDPHHYQHGQGTQLLEEIAQMLPDLLERWIARA, encoded by the coding sequence ATGAAGCAACCAGGGGAAGAATTGCAGGAGACGCTGACGGAGCTGGAAGATCAGACCGTTGCCGACTATTTGGTGCGCCATCCTGACTTCTTTATCCGTAACGCGCGGCTGGTAGAACAGATGCGCGTGCCGCATGCGGTGCGCGACACGGTTTCTCTGGTGGAGTGGCATATGGCGCGCTCGCGCAACCACATCAACGCGCTGGAAGAGAACATGACGCTGCTGATGGAGCAGGCGAGCGCCAATGAAGGGCTCTTTTATCGCCTGCTGCGCCTGCAAAGCCGGCTGGCTTCCGCGCCAAGCCTGGATGAGATGCTGAGCCGCCTGCACCGCTGGGCGCGTGATTTAGGGCTGGCGGGCGCCACGGTGCGCCTCTTTCCGGATCGCTGGCGTCTCGGCGCGCCGTCGCGCTACACCCATCTCTCCCTCTCGCGTCAGGCGTTTGAGCCACTGCGCATTCAGCGCCTTGGCCACCAGCATCACTATCTGGGATCGCTCAACGGGCCGGAGCTGTTGCTGCTGTTGCCGGAGGCGAAAGCCATCGGATCAGTGGCGATGTCGCTGATGGGGCAAGATGGCTCGCTCGGCGTGGTGCTGTTCAGCAGCCGCGATCCGCACCATTATCAACATGGTCAGGGTACCCAGCTGCTGGAGGAGATCGCGCAGATGCTGCCGGATCTGCTTGAGCGCTGGATCGCGCGCGCATGA
- a CDS encoding DUF2628 domain-containing protein — translation MSTINDYDYQKDESLSDTWKYRFAFFEKNGYPGFWRPTPAWKQAFKQMKFGEKVTVNQNFYAFFFGCIYLFILGLWKKALTSIGLNILGLLVAALIGFPFLSFIVPMLIMMRTNVWYHEYKVKGIQTWGL, via the coding sequence ATGAGTACTATCAACGACTATGACTACCAGAAAGATGAATCGCTGAGCGATACGTGGAAATATCGCTTCGCCTTTTTTGAAAAGAATGGTTACCCCGGATTCTGGCGTCCTACTCCGGCGTGGAAACAAGCGTTTAAGCAGATGAAATTTGGGGAGAAAGTAACTGTTAACCAAAACTTCTACGCATTCTTCTTCGGCTGTATTTATCTCTTTATCCTGGGCCTGTGGAAAAAAGCGCTGACCTCTATTGGGCTGAACATACTGGGATTATTAGTCGCCGCTCTTATAGGTTTCCCTTTCCTCTCCTTTATCGTACCCATGCTTATCATGATGCGAACGAATGTCTGGTATCACGAATATAAGGTTAAAGGCATCCAGACCTGGGGCCTGTAA
- the dapF gene encoding diaminopimelate epimerase translates to MQFSKMHGLGNDFMVVDAVTQNLFFSPELIRRLADRHLGVGFDQLLVVEPPYDPELDFHYRIFNADGSEVSQCGNGARCFARFVRLKGLTNKRDIRVSTANGRMVLSVTEDELVRVNMGEPNFEPSQVPFRANKAEKTYIMRAAEQTVLCGVVSMGNPHCVIQVDSVENAPVETLGPVLESHERFPERANIGFMQVVKTDHIRLRVFERGAGETQACGSGACAAVAVGIQQGLLAESVRVELPGGRLDIAWKGPGQPLYMTGPAAHVYDGFIHL, encoded by the coding sequence ATGCAGTTCTCAAAGATGCATGGCCTTGGCAACGATTTTATGGTCGTCGACGCGGTGACGCAGAATCTCTTTTTCTCCCCGGAGTTGATCCGTCGTCTGGCGGATCGCCATCTTGGCGTAGGCTTCGATCAGCTGCTGGTGGTTGAGCCTCCTTACGATCCAGAACTCGATTTTCACTACCGTATTTTTAACGCTGACGGCAGCGAAGTGTCGCAGTGCGGCAACGGCGCGCGCTGTTTCGCCCGTTTTGTGCGCCTGAAAGGTTTGACCAATAAACGTGACATTCGCGTCAGTACGGCGAACGGGCGTATGGTATTGAGCGTAACGGAAGATGAGCTGGTGCGCGTCAATATGGGCGAACCGAACTTCGAACCGTCGCAGGTGCCGTTTCGCGCGAACAAAGCGGAGAAGACCTATATTATGCGCGCGGCGGAACAAACCGTGCTCTGCGGCGTCGTATCGATGGGCAACCCGCACTGTGTTATCCAGGTCGATAGCGTGGAAAACGCGCCGGTAGAGACGCTGGGACCGGTGCTGGAGAGCCATGAGCGCTTTCCTGAACGCGCCAATATCGGCTTTATGCAGGTCGTCAAAACCGATCATATCCGCCTGCGCGTTTTCGAGCGCGGCGCAGGTGAAACGCAGGCGTGCGGAAGCGGTGCCTGCGCAGCCGTTGCCGTCGGCATTCAGCAAGGCTTGCTGGCGGAAAGCGTTCGTGTGGAGTTACCGGGCGGTCGACTTGATATCGCCTGGAAAGGCCCGGGCCAACCGCTGTACATGACTGGCCCGGCGGCACATGTCTATGACGGGTTTATTCATCTATGA
- the yigB gene encoding 5-amino-6-(5-phospho-D-ribitylamino)uracil phosphatase YigB yields the protein MRFYRPPGEISAITFDLDDTLYDNRLVIQRTEQESLAFLQGYNPALSTLENSEFKRLRQALRETEPDIYHDVTEWRRRAVERAMLDAGLTAAEAAAGAEAAMANFAHWRSRIDVPDETHDTLAKLAEKWPLVAITNGNAQPELFGLGDYFKFVLRAGPDGRSKPFSDMYHRAAERLGVPIGNILHVGDDLTTDVAGAIRCGMQACWIKPEGADLLQASDSRLLPHMEISRLASLTTLI from the coding sequence ATGCGTTTTTACCGCCCACCAGGCGAGATCTCGGCGATCACTTTCGACCTGGACGACACCCTTTATGACAACCGGCTGGTGATCCAGCGTACAGAGCAGGAGTCGCTGGCCTTTTTGCAGGGCTACAACCCGGCGCTCAGCACGCTGGAGAACAGCGAATTCAAACGCCTGCGCCAGGCGCTGCGCGAAACCGAGCCGGATATCTATCACGATGTCACCGAGTGGCGGCGACGCGCCGTTGAGCGCGCTATGCTCGATGCCGGGCTGACGGCAGCAGAGGCCGCGGCCGGTGCCGAAGCCGCCATGGCCAACTTTGCGCACTGGCGCAGCCGCATTGATGTCCCGGACGAGACCCACGACACGCTGGCGAAGCTGGCAGAAAAGTGGCCGCTGGTGGCGATCACTAACGGTAATGCGCAGCCGGAGCTATTCGGGCTCGGCGACTATTTCAAATTTGTTCTGCGTGCCGGGCCGGACGGGCGCTCAAAACCCTTCAGCGATATGTATCATCGCGCCGCTGAGCGTCTTGGCGTGCCCATTGGCAACATTTTGCACGTTGGCGACGATCTCACCACCGACGTTGCGGGCGCGATCCGCTGCGGCATGCAGGCCTGCTGGATCAAACCCGAGGGCGCAGATCTGCTGCAAGCCAGCGACAGCCGCCTGTTGCCGCATATGGAAATTTCGCGGTTGGCATCCCTCACTACGCTGATATAA
- the lptM gene encoding LPS translocon maturation chaperone LptM, translating into MKDLFRTLAVVLTLFSLTGCGLKGPLYFPPADKTAPPPTKTQESTIQPTIPNSNDRGDTGSPTQVNY; encoded by the coding sequence ATGAAAGATCTGTTTCGCACGCTGGCCGTAGTGCTGACTCTGTTCAGCCTGACGGGCTGTGGTCTGAAAGGGCCGCTCTACTTCCCTCCGGCCGATAAAACCGCGCCGCCGCCAACCAAAACGCAGGAGAGCACGATCCAGCCTACTATTCCAAATAGTAACGATCGGGGCGATACCGGCTCGCCGACCCAGGTGAATTATTGA
- the ysgD gene encoding YsgD/CorL family protein has product MDTPSRCWLNFLDFRNNS; this is encoded by the coding sequence TTGGACACACCCAGTAGATGCTGGCTCAATTTCCTGGATTTCAGGAACAACTCCTAA
- the yigI gene encoding acyl-CoA thioesterase YigI, whose amino-acid sequence MSAVLTADQALQMVGEIFVYHMPYNRALGLELGRYEKAFAELHFNNQPMMVGNWAQSILHGGVIASALDVAAGLVCVGSTLTRHETISEEELRQRLARMGTIDLRVDYLRPGRGTRFTASSSLLRAGNKVAVARVELHNEEQVHIASATATYMVG is encoded by the coding sequence ATGTCAGCCGTTCTTACCGCCGATCAAGCCCTGCAAATGGTGGGCGAGATTTTTGTCTATCACATGCCTTACAACCGTGCGTTAGGCCTGGAGCTGGGGCGCTATGAAAAAGCGTTCGCAGAACTGCATTTCAATAACCAGCCGATGATGGTCGGTAACTGGGCGCAGAGCATTCTCCACGGTGGGGTGATTGCCTCCGCGCTGGATGTCGCCGCCGGGCTGGTGTGCGTCGGCAGCACCCTCACCCGCCATGAAACCATCAGCGAAGAGGAGCTTCGCCAGCGCCTGGCGCGCATGGGAACGATTGATCTGCGTGTCGATTATCTGCGTCCTGGCCGCGGTACGCGCTTTACCGCCAGCAGCAGTTTGCTGCGCGCGGGTAATAAGGTCGCCGTTGCACGCGTGGAACTGCATAACGAGGAGCAGGTGCATATCGCCAGCGCAACCGCTACCTATATGGTGGGGTGA
- the corA gene encoding magnesium/cobalt transporter CorA produces the protein MLSAFQLENNRLSRLEADEIKHLASSVWVDLVEPDDDERTRVQTELGQNLATRPELEDIEASARFFEDEDGLHIHSFFFYEDAEDHAGNSTVAFTIREGRLFTLRERELPAFRLYRMRARSQEMVDGNAYELLLDLFETKIEQLADEIENIYSDLEKLSRVIMEGQQGDEYDDALSTLAEQEDIGWKVRLCLMDTQRALNFLVRKARLPAGQLEQAREILRDIESLLPHNESLFQKVNFLMQAAMGFINIEQNRIIKIFSVVSVVFLPPTLVASSYGMNFEFMPELHWSFGYPGAIIFMILAGLAPYLYFKRRNWL, from the coding sequence ATGCTGAGCGCATTTCAACTGGAAAACAATCGTTTAAGCCGTCTTGAGGCTGACGAAATCAAACACCTCGCCAGCTCGGTTTGGGTTGATTTGGTCGAGCCGGACGATGATGAACGTACCCGCGTGCAAACGGAATTGGGCCAGAATCTGGCTACGCGACCTGAACTGGAAGACATCGAAGCCTCGGCGCGTTTTTTCGAAGACGAAGACGGTCTGCACATCCACTCCTTCTTCTTTTATGAAGATGCAGAGGATCACGCAGGCAACTCAACCGTAGCATTCACCATTCGCGAAGGGCGTCTCTTTACCCTGCGCGAACGCGAACTGCCCGCGTTTCGTCTCTACCGTATGCGCGCCCGCAGCCAGGAGATGGTTGACGGCAACGCCTACGAGCTGCTGCTCGATCTCTTCGAAACCAAAATTGAACAGCTGGCGGATGAGATTGAAAACATCTACAGCGATCTGGAAAAGCTCAGCCGCGTCATTATGGAAGGGCAGCAGGGCGATGAGTATGACGACGCGCTCTCAACGCTTGCTGAGCAGGAAGATATTGGCTGGAAAGTGCGGTTATGTCTGATGGATACCCAGCGCGCGCTGAACTTCCTGGTGCGCAAAGCGCGTTTACCGGCAGGCCAGCTTGAGCAGGCGCGCGAGATCCTGCGCGATATCGAATCGCTGCTGCCGCATAACGAATCCCTGTTCCAGAAGGTGAACTTCCTGATGCAGGCGGCGATGGGTTTTATCAATATCGAGCAGAACCGAATCATCAAGATCTTCTCGGTCGTTTCGGTAGTGTTTCTGCCGCCAACGCTGGTGGCATCAAGCTATGGGATGAACTTCGAGTTTATGCCCGAGCTGCACTGGAGTTTCGGCTATCCCGGCGCGATTATCTTTATGATCCTCGCCGGCCTTGCTCCCTACCTCTACTTCAAACGCCGCAACTGGCTTTGA
- the uvrD gene encoding DNA helicase II has translation MDVSYLLDSLNDKQRDAVAATRSNMLVLAGAGSGKTRVLVHRIAWLITVENCSPFSIMAVTFTNKAAAEMRHRIGQLMGTTQGGMWVGTFHGLAHRLLRAHHMDAKLPQDFQILDSEDQLRLLKRLIKAMNLDEKQWPARQAMYYINGQKDEGIRPHHIQSFGNPVEQTWQKVYQAYQEACDRAGLVDFAELLLRAHELWLNKPHILQHYRERFTNILVDEFQDTNNIQYAWIRLLAGDTGKVMIVGDDDQSIYGWRGAQVENIQRFLTDFPGAQTIRLEQNYRSTSNILSAANALIENNNGRLGKKLWTEGTAGEPISLYCAFNELDEARFVVNRIKAWQDNGGQLTQCAILYRSNAQSRVLEEALLQTSMPYRIYGGMRFFERQEIKDALAYLRLIANRNDDAAYERVVNTPTRGIGDRTLDVVRQTSRERQLTLWQATRELLQEKALAGRAAGALQRFLELIDALAQETADMPLHVQTDRVISDSGLRAMYEQEKGEKGQTRIENLEELVTATRQFSYNEEDEDLMPLQAFLSHAALEAGEGQADTWQDAVQLMTLHSAKGLEFPQVFIVGMEEGMFPSQMSLDEGGRLEEERRLAYVGVTRAMQKLTLTYAETRRLYGKEVYHRPSRFIGELPEECVEEVRLRASISRPVSHQRMGTPVAQSDTGYKLGQRVRHAKFGEGTVVNMEGSGEHSRLQVAFQGQGIKWLVAAYAKLETV, from the coding sequence ATGGACGTTTCTTATCTGCTCGACAGCCTCAATGACAAACAGCGCGACGCCGTAGCGGCGACACGCAGCAATATGCTGGTGCTGGCGGGAGCGGGAAGCGGCAAGACGCGCGTGCTGGTGCACCGTATCGCATGGCTGATAACCGTAGAGAACTGCTCGCCCTTCTCGATTATGGCGGTCACCTTTACCAACAAAGCGGCGGCGGAGATGCGCCACCGTATCGGCCAGTTGATGGGCACCACCCAGGGCGGCATGTGGGTCGGCACCTTCCACGGGCTGGCGCACCGCCTGCTGCGCGCGCACCATATGGACGCGAAGCTGCCGCAGGATTTCCAGATCCTCGATAGCGAAGATCAGCTACGCCTGCTCAAGCGCCTGATCAAAGCGATGAACCTTGATGAGAAGCAGTGGCCAGCGCGCCAGGCGATGTACTACATCAACGGTCAAAAAGATGAGGGCATTCGCCCGCACCATATCCAAAGCTTCGGCAATCCGGTGGAGCAGACCTGGCAGAAGGTCTACCAGGCCTATCAGGAGGCGTGCGATCGCGCCGGGCTGGTCGATTTTGCTGAGCTGCTGCTGCGCGCCCACGAGCTGTGGCTGAACAAACCGCATATTCTGCAGCACTATCGCGAACGCTTTACCAATATCCTGGTGGATGAGTTCCAGGATACTAACAACATTCAGTACGCGTGGATCCGCCTGCTGGCGGGCGATACCGGCAAGGTGATGATTGTCGGCGACGATGACCAGTCGATCTACGGCTGGCGCGGCGCGCAGGTGGAGAACATCCAGCGCTTCCTCACCGATTTTCCCGGCGCGCAAACCATTCGCCTTGAGCAGAACTACCGCTCCACCAGCAATATTCTGAGCGCCGCCAACGCCCTGATTGAGAACAACAACGGGCGTCTGGGGAAAAAGCTGTGGACCGAAGGGACCGCCGGCGAGCCGATCTCCCTTTACTGCGCGTTTAACGAGCTGGATGAAGCGCGTTTCGTGGTTAATCGCATCAAAGCCTGGCAGGACAACGGCGGCCAGCTGACGCAGTGCGCCATCCTCTATCGCAGTAACGCCCAGTCGCGCGTGCTGGAAGAGGCGTTATTACAGACGAGCATGCCCTATCGCATCTATGGCGGCATGCGCTTCTTCGAACGTCAGGAGATTAAAGATGCGCTCGCTTATCTGCGCCTGATCGCTAACCGTAACGATGATGCCGCTTACGAGCGCGTGGTCAATACGCCAACGCGCGGCATTGGCGATCGCACTTTAGACGTCGTTCGCCAGACCTCCCGCGAGCGCCAGCTGACGCTGTGGCAGGCGACCCGCGAGCTGCTGCAAGAGAAAGCGCTGGCGGGCCGTGCGGCGGGCGCGTTGCAGCGTTTTCTTGAGCTAATCGACGCGCTGGCGCAGGAGACGGCGGATATGCCGCTGCATGTGCAGACCGACCGGGTGATCAGCGATTCCGGCCTGCGCGCGATGTACGAGCAGGAGAAGGGCGAAAAAGGCCAGACGCGAATTGAGAACTTAGAGGAGCTGGTCACCGCAACGCGACAGTTCAGCTACAACGAAGAAGATGAAGATTTAATGCCGCTGCAGGCGTTCCTCTCTCACGCGGCGCTGGAAGCGGGCGAAGGGCAGGCGGACACCTGGCAGGACGCGGTGCAGTTGATGACTTTGCACTCGGCGAAGGGGCTTGAGTTCCCGCAGGTGTTTATTGTCGGCATGGAAGAGGGGATGTTCCCGAGCCAGATGTCCCTTGACGAGGGCGGCCGTCTGGAAGAGGAGCGCCGTCTGGCCTATGTCGGCGTCACGCGCGCGATGCAAAAACTGACCTTAACCTACGCGGAAACGCGTCGGCTGTATGGTAAAGAGGTTTATCACCGTCCTTCGCGCTTTATCGGCGAGCTGCCGGAAGAGTGCGTTGAAGAGGTACGTTTGCGCGCCAGCATCAGCCGTCCGGTCAGCCATCAGCGGATGGGCACGCCGGTGGCGCAGAGCGATACGGGCTATAAGCTTGGTCAGCGCGTGCGCCACGCCAAATTTGGCGAAGGCACGGTGGTGAATATGGAAGGCAGCGGCGAGCACAGCCGCTTGCAGGTGGCGTTCCAGGGGCAGGGTATTAAGTGGTTAGTCGCCGCCTATGCGAAGCTCGAAACTGTGTAA
- the xerC gene encoding tyrosine recombinase XerC, which yields MTAPPLFPLVTRFLRYLGVERQLSPITLRNYQRQLDAIMAMADDLGLKSWQQCDAATVRSIATRSRRKGLGAASLALRLSALRSFFDWLVSQGELPANPAKGISAPKAARHLPKNIDVDDVNRLLEIDINDPLAVRDRAMLEVMYGAGLRLSELVNLDIKHLDLESGEVWVLGKGSKERRVPIGRNAVSWVEHWLDLRELFGAQDDALFLSKLGKRISARNVQKRFAEWGIKQGLNSHVHPHKLRHSFATHMLESSGDLRGVQELLGHANLSTTQIYTHLDFQHLASVYDAAHPRAKRGK from the coding sequence ATGACCGCTCCGCCGCTCTTTCCGCTCGTTACCCGCTTTTTGCGTTACCTCGGCGTTGAGCGCCAGCTCAGCCCGATCACCCTGCGTAACTATCAGCGCCAGCTGGACGCCATTATGGCGATGGCGGACGATCTCGGCCTCAAAAGCTGGCAACAGTGCGATGCTGCCACGGTGCGCTCGATTGCCACCCGCAGCCGCCGCAAAGGGCTGGGCGCGGCGAGTCTCGCGCTACGGCTCTCGGCACTGCGCAGCTTCTTCGACTGGCTGGTGAGTCAGGGCGAGCTGCCCGCCAACCCGGCGAAAGGGATCTCGGCGCCGAAAGCCGCGCGCCATCTGCCGAAAAATATCGATGTCGATGATGTAAACCGTCTGCTGGAGATCGACATTAACGATCCGCTGGCGGTGCGCGACCGCGCGATGCTGGAAGTGATGTACGGCGCGGGCCTGCGTCTGTCGGAACTGGTCAATCTCGATATCAAACACCTCGATCTGGAGAGCGGCGAAGTGTGGGTGCTCGGCAAGGGCAGCAAAGAGCGTCGCGTGCCGATAGGCCGCAATGCGGTGAGCTGGGTTGAGCACTGGCTCGATCTGCGCGAACTGTTTGGCGCGCAGGACGATGCGCTGTTCCTCTCAAAGCTCGGCAAGCGCATCTCGGCGCGCAATGTGCAGAAACGGTTTGCCGAATGGGGCATTAAGCAGGGGCTGAACAGCCATGTGCATCCGCATAAACTGCGCCACTCCTTTGCCACCCATATGCTGGAGTCGAGCGGCGATCTGCGCGGCGTGCAGGAGCTGCTTGGCCACGCCAATTTATCCACCACCCAGATCTATACCCATCTTGATTTTCAACACCTTGCTTCGGTCTACGATGCGGCGCATCCGCGCGCAAAACGGGGGAAATAA
- the rarD gene encoding EamA family transporter RarD — MDAKQTRLGVLLALAAYFIWGIAPAYFKVIWYVPADEILTHRVIWSFFFMLALISVSRQWKSVKALLQTPKKILLLAVSAVLVGGNWLLFIWAVNHNHMLEASLGYFINPLVNILLGMLFLGERFRRMQWLAVILAALGVLVQLWTFGSLPVIALGLAFSFAFYGLLRKKIAVEAQTGMLIETLWLLPVAAIWLFGITDSPTSHMSQNSLSLNLLLIAAGVVTTVPLLCFTGAATRLRLSTLGFFQYIGPTLMFLLAVTFYGEHPGADKMVTFGFIWVALAIFVMDALYTQRALRKTR, encoded by the coding sequence ATGGATGCAAAGCAGACGCGGCTTGGCGTATTACTTGCGCTCGCCGCTTATTTTATCTGGGGCATCGCGCCCGCCTATTTCAAAGTGATTTGGTATGTTCCCGCCGATGAGATCCTGACTCACCGCGTTATTTGGTCCTTCTTTTTTATGCTGGCGCTGATAAGCGTAAGCCGCCAGTGGAAGAGCGTGAAAGCGCTGCTGCAAACGCCGAAAAAGATTTTGCTGCTGGCAGTCTCGGCGGTGCTGGTGGGCGGTAACTGGCTGCTGTTTATCTGGGCGGTCAACCATAACCATATGCTGGAAGCGAGCCTCGGCTACTTTATTAACCCGCTGGTGAATATCCTGCTGGGGATGCTTTTCCTGGGCGAGCGTTTCCGCCGCATGCAGTGGCTGGCGGTGATCCTTGCTGCGCTGGGCGTGCTGGTGCAGCTCTGGACCTTTGGCTCGCTGCCAGTGATTGCCCTCGGCCTCGCCTTTAGCTTCGCCTTCTACGGCCTGCTGCGAAAGAAAATCGCCGTTGAGGCGCAAACCGGCATGCTGATAGAGACCTTATGGTTACTGCCAGTGGCCGCCATCTGGCTGTTCGGCATTACCGATAGCCCGACCAGCCATATGTCGCAAAACAGCCTGTCGCTCAATCTGCTGCTGATCGCAGCGGGCGTGGTGACCACCGTGCCGCTGCTCTGCTTTACCGGGGCGGCAACGCGTCTGCGCCTCTCAACCCTCGGTTTCTTTCAGTACATCGGCCCGACGCTGATGTTCCTGCTGGCGGTGACCTTTTACGGTGAGCATCCCGGCGCGGATAAGATGGTGACCTTTGGCTTTATCTGGGTGGCACTGGCGATCTTCGTAATGGATGCCCTTTATACCCAGCGCGCGTTGCGTAAAACACGCTAA
- the pldA gene encoding phospholipase A has translation MRTWPGYIFAVLALPFMALAQEATIKEVHDAPVVRGSIIANMLQDHDNPFTLYPYESNYVLYTDTSDLNKEAIRSYNWADNARKDEVKFQISLAFPFWRGIFGPNSVLGGSYTQKSWWQLSNSGESSPFRETNYEPQLFLGFATDYRFAGWTLRDVEVGFNHDSNGRSDPTSRSWNRAYTRLMAQNGNWMVEVKPWYVVGSTDDNPDITKYMGYYQLKIGYEIGDAILSAKGQYNWNTGYGGAEIGLSYPVTKHVRLYTQVYSGYGESLIDYNFNQTRFGVGVMLNDLF, from the coding sequence ATGCGCACCTGGCCGGGGTATATTTTCGCAGTGCTGGCACTGCCGTTTATGGCACTCGCACAAGAAGCAACCATCAAAGAAGTCCATGATGCGCCCGTCGTGCGCGGTAGCATCATCGCCAATATGTTGCAGGACCACGATAATCCGTTCACGCTCTATCCGTATGAATCCAACTATGTGCTTTATACCGATACCAGCGATCTGAATAAGGAAGCGATCCGCTCCTACAACTGGGCTGACAACGCGCGTAAAGATGAAGTGAAGTTCCAGATAAGCCTGGCCTTCCCCTTCTGGCGCGGCATTTTCGGGCCAAACTCAGTATTAGGCGGCTCCTATACGCAAAAATCCTGGTGGCAGCTCTCCAACAGCGGCGAGTCTTCTCCCTTCCGTGAAACCAACTATGAACCGCAGCTGTTCCTCGGTTTCGCCACGGATTACCGATTTGCTGGCTGGACGCTGCGTGACGTGGAGGTTGGTTTCAACCATGACTCCAACGGCCGCTCCGATCCCACCTCGCGCAGCTGGAACCGTGCTTACACCCGCTTGATGGCGCAAAACGGTAACTGGATGGTGGAAGTGAAGCCCTGGTATGTCGTAGGCTCCACGGACGACAACCCGGATATCACCAAATATATGGGTTACTACCAGCTGAAAATCGGTTACGAAATTGGTGATGCGATCCTCAGCGCGAAAGGGCAGTACAACTGGAATACCGGCTACGGCGGCGCAGAAATCGGCCTCAGCTACCCGGTGACCAAACACGTTCGCCTCTATACTCAGGTTTACAGCGGCTATGGCGAATCGCTGATTGATTATAATTTCAATCAGACCCGCTTCGGCGTGGGCGTGATGCTCAACGATCTGTTTTAA